GTCTTCTGTGGAAGGAAGGGACAGTACAAAGTCCTTTTTCGGGTTGGATGTTCTGTGCCTCGTCTGGGTTGTCTCACTTGCCCATACATCCTGCCCAGTAGCTCACCGGACACCAGGCAACAAACAGGCCAATACAGATCACACTCCAGGTAAATTCCAGGTGAACTGACTATTCCTCAATGCATATACGACAAAGAGCAGAAGGAAGGTGATTAAATGTATCTTAGGCTAGTATCACACGTTCACCATCTTGACTTCTGACGTCAGGccacacgccgacagttttggaaatttcaaaacaatcggcgcCCTCCCCGGCATCTTTCACCCGTCGGCAATAAACCACGGCCGTTGGATGCTCCTCTCAAAAACgtctcaacaacgtcgtttcgatgTCCATAATGGTCGGCTTTTAAGGGGATTTATTTACGATGGTcgtaacgtacgtctggcagcgcgacatgTTCTAACTTCGGGAGGcgtcgggagtcaagatcgtgaatgtgtgacactagCCTTACCTGGTGGAGTTAGGGGATTCGAACCTAACTTGAATCTATATATAGGGTGGGTATGAGaaagttttccttttttcaacaTCAAGAAAGCAGCTCAAGCTCAAGCTGCATGTACATGTATGtgcttattgttgttattattgttgttattattgttattattattgttattattattattattattattattattattattattattattattattattattattattattattattattattattattattattattattattattattattattattattattattattattattattattattattattattattattattattattattattgttattgttgttgttgttgttgttgttgttgttgttgttgttgttgttgttgttgttgttgttgttgttgttgttgttactattattattattatcattatcattatcattattattattattattattattattattattattattattattattattattattattattattattattattattattattattgttattgttgttgttgttgttgttgtcgtttttgttgtCAGACAGGTAGGCAAGGGCCGGAAATCAGGAgatcctacctgttcctcctcaccCAAAGCCGCCCATAGACTTTAAACTAGATCCATTACACGCCCCAGTTGAAGTTCCGGAAAAAAAGGCCTGCCCGGGTGACTGACTGTGAGGTTATGAGTGTGACGGCGCCGCGCGGGGCTAGGAGGGAACGCATGACATTTCCCATTCGTTCAGTCCGCCCCAGCCACCCGGTCAGCTCTTGCGCAGGCCGGCGGGGCGATAAAAGGGAGTCTCTGCTTAGGAAGGGAATTAATGTTTGCCTAGTTTAACCTGGAATAATTTAGTTTTAATTTTCGTAACACAATGTAATCAGTGCCGAATCTTTTATCACTTTGGTCTTAATTGCATGGCCGCGGGAGGGACTTTGAGAGCGACGGGTTTTTAGGGCAGGAGGTCACGGAGCTTGACTTGGGTGCGTTAGCGACATGTCGGGACCTGCAGGGGACTGACGACGTGCTGAAGGGACGATAGATGTATGCTAATGAGCTGAAATGGGgcggtgatgaggtggtggtgatggtggtggtgaggtggtgataatggcggtgatggtgaaggGGGTGATAGATGTATGCCAATGGGCTGAAGTGTGGAAGTGATGGGGTGGAacgtagtgacggtggtggtggtggtggtggtggtgctggtaaatGCATACTaagtgatgatgtggtggtggccgtggtgatgaagtggtaatGTTAATGATGTGGTGGTGACCGTGGTGATGAAGTTGTAATGTTAATGATGTGGTGGCGgccgtggtgatgaagtggtaatgttaatgatgtggtggcggccgtggtgatgaagtggtaatgttaatgatgtggtggtgaccgtggtgatgaagtggtaatgttaatgatgtggtggtggccgtggtgatgaagtggtaatgttaatgatgtggtggcggccgtggtgatgaagtggtaatgttaatgatgtggtggtgaccgtggtgatgaagtggtaatgttaatgatgtggtggtggccgtggtgatgaagtggtaatGTTAATGATGTGGTGGTGACCGTGGTGATGAAGTTGTAATGTTAATGATGTGGTGGCGgccgtggtgatgaagtggtaatgttaatgatgtggtggtgaccgtggtgatgaagtggtaatgttaatgatgtggtggtggccgtggtgatgaagtggtaatgttaatgatgtggtggcggccgtggtgatgaagtggtaatgttaatgatgtggtggtgaccgtggtgatgaagtggtaatgttaatgatgtggtggtggccgtggtgatgaagtggtaatGTTAATGATGTGGTGGTGACCGTGGTGATGAAGTTGTAATGTTAATGATGTGGTGGCGgccgtggtgatgaagtggtaatgttaatgatgtggtggcggccgtggtgatgaagtggtaatGTTAATGATGTGGTGGTGACCGTGGTGATGAAGTTGTAATGTTAATGATGTGGTGGCGgccgtggtgatgaagtggtaatgttaatgatgtggtggtgaccgtggtgatgaagtggtaatgttaatgatgtggtggcggccgtggtgatgaagtggtaatgttaatgatgtggtggtggtcgtggtgatgaagTTGTAATGTTAATGTTCTCTTGGGTGTCCAACATCTCCGTTCCCTATAATGATATGTAATTCCTTTTATATCCTTCATCAATAGTATCTGGGGACACTTGGGGAAGATGTAACccggatttcacactggcccCGTGTCCCGGAGTAATGAGTTATTTCCCGCAACAGTCTCAAGggtcagtgtgacggagatgaacaccggggCCACGTGCAGTTTTAGCGTATGATCCAAACCATATCTTTAATAGATTATTTTCTACATGAATTTCTCCTCACAATGTAAGTAAACAAACggacaaacaaacgaaaaaaaaaagctgcagtAGCAAGTTcgtatagtatatatttttttgtctagaTGCCATGTAGAATAAACAAAGTAATTGTAATAGCAAGTTCTTTATCAAAATTAGCATTAATCAACACTATAACAGAGATTGACTTACATACAACACGGTAGAATTGAAAATAGATTGACATTTAAAGCGTCAGGCAGACCGACACCGACGGTATCTTGATCTTTCCAGACTTGAACTGTGCATCGAGGTAGACGCGAGACATGACCGAGAAAGTGCTTCCCTTCACCGTGGAGGACTTGGACAAAGAAGAGGCGTCTCGGCGGGTTGCCCGCGGCCTGACCTCGGCGACCGCGATGGTGCTGGTGACGCCCGGTGACACGATGCTCCCCAAGGCGTGAGTGACATGTTCAGTTTCCCGGCTGCTGGCGCCAGCTGAGGGCTGCTTGGGGTCTGCCAGTGTGGGTGGGGTGTGTAAGGCTTCTCGGCCCTTCTCCCTTGCTCCGAGACGCGTGGGGTCTGCGGTACAAGCGTGAGGGAGGTGAGTGTCGCCCATGCTTTCCCCCGTGATTCTACTGCCTCCGTGATGACGGCAATTAAAAATGCTTCCCTTTATCTGGCGAGCTACAGGCATGGGGAGGGGAAGCGAGCATGTTCTCAGCGTGAGTCCTGCATCACGCTTGCCTGctgcttcctcccttcatcctcatgTGGAGCGTAACCATGAGCGTGTCACACGACcctcctttgtttttgttgtttaaattaaaaaaaaaaaacaggaaaaacataATCTGCGTCGTGCCTTCATCATGTGCACATTCATCCCTCGGTACTCGTAGGTTTTTCACTTTTAGGTATCCTTCCTAGTGTATCATGGCTctcaaaaggaaacaaaacatttAAAGACATTAATTTCTCTCTAACATTTTCCAACAGACATCGTCCAACATCGCCACTGCCTCAATCCCTGTTTGATTGATTTGTCCAATGCGTGCCGTTACCTGAGACTGGCCTTAGATGGGAGTAGAGgtgtttacataaaaaaaaaaaaacatctcagcTAATACTGACAAAGGTACTGCAATGATATAAACTATGTGTAAATCAGAGAATGGTGTTTATTGGACATAAATGATACAGCAGACGAACGAGAAGTAACAAATGATGGGGTATATTCATTCTTACCAGATGTCACCACCGACTAAGTTTTTGTGCCAacgaagcttgaactattctttcaattatcgtaaattaccagtgtttctctgggacttgtaacaatttcacttcaatacaataagtgatactaGTGTTAATAAAAATGAATATGATAATTCTCACTGTTTTATTTACTGGTTCAGAGACAATATAAATGACTATTGGAAGTTTATACTCGTTAAAAATCTTTCTTGCATGAAACCCCTGCAAAATCAGGCAGAACTGGACTTTTTTTATGTTACAATATTTGATGAATAACTGCATTGGGTGTATCAGTCTCGCTTTCGACGAAATTCAACAAGAAACATTAGGGCGCCTAGTATTTCGACAGAAACCGTAGCATTCATTGTTTGAATCTCCGTGAGGGTCACTGGCTTCCGCTCCCATTGTGTAATACTTTGCCCCTGGCATGAAACGACATCtcctttgacctgcccaccctCCTGGTAACGGCAGCGTCCACCCCACACAATAACCAACAGTCACTTGAGGGCGGAGTTGTAACATACTGGGAGAGGAAGCCAGTGACCTCACGGCGACCCAAACACCTGATCTTCCTTGTGTTGGGACTATTTCTGTCGAGTTGTTAAACGCcctgaaatgtttttttttttttttttttcgtcgaagGTGAGACTGATACACCCTAAGCAGATACTCAGCATATATtgtaatataaatataattttttAAATGTCAAAGTCTGCTTGAttttgcagggctttcatgcaagaaagatATATAATGAGGCTTAGCTTCCACTAGTAATTTATTGTgtctcatttaccaataaataaaacaacgagaataatCAACTACATTATTATTAACAAtagtatcacttattgtattgaagtatTGTTGTTAAAAGtcacagagaaacacaggtaatttacgataattgaaagaatagttcaagcgTCGTGGGTCCAAAGACGTAGTCGGCAGTAACACCCGCTGGCTGGTAACTCTGCATGAATATACCTAATTGAACAGTGTGCCTGTGCCTACAAACACGAGTGAACTAGTGAGTAGCTCACTTGAATGTTAGAAAGTtacttgttcgttttttttttcgtacaaAGTCAAGGAGCTGCCGTCGCTTTTTTGTAGACGTGTTTCTGCGTGCGGGCTCAGAGGTCGATCAGCGGCTCGGCCTCGTCCGCTGGAGGCCTAACCAAGGCGTAGTAAGTCCTCCGGAGAGAACAAGCAACGCGCCCATCGCAGTCAGCACAAGGATAAGGATGACACATTCGTTGGCCTGGGACAGAAGGCCCCGTTGTGGCGCCAGGCTGCCGTCGTCGTTCATCATCTCGGCGAGCTGCCGCAACACGTCCTCCGTCAGGGCAGTCATCCTGGCGTCCTCAGATGAAATGTTTTCATCGATGTAGCTAACCACGTTACTTGGCAGGTCATCTGACAGATAATTAGGCAGGTCATCTGGCACGTCACCTGGCAGGTCATTTGGTAGGTCATCTGACACGTCACCTGGCAGGTCATTTGGTAGGTCATCTGGCAGGTCATCTGACACGTCACCTGGCAGGTCATTTGGTAGGTCATCTGGATGGTCATCTGACACGTCACCTGGCAGGTCATTTGACACGTGATCTGACACGTTACCTGGCAGATCATTTGGAAGGTCATCTGGCAGGTCATCTTACACGTCACCTGGCAGGTCATATGGCAGGTCATTTGACACGTCATCTGACACGTCACCTGGCAGGTTATCTGGTAGGTCAGCTGGCAGGTCATCTTACACGTCACCTGGCAGGTCATATGGCAGGTCATTTGACACGTCATCTGACACGTTACCTGGTAGGTCATTTGGTAGGTCAGCTGGCAGGTCATCTTACACGTCACCTGGCAGGTCATATGGCAGGTCATTTGACACGTCATCTGACACGTCACCTGGCAAGTCATTTGGTAGGTCATCTGACACGTCACCTGGCAGGTCATATGGCAGGTCATTTGACACGTCATCTGACACGTCACCTGGCAGGTCATATGGCAGGTCATTTGACACGTCATCTGACACGTTACCTGGCAGGTCATTTGGTAGGTCATCTGACACGTCACCTGGCAGGTCATTTGGTAGGTCATCTGGCAGGTCATCTGACACGTCACCTGGCAGGTCATATGGCAGGTCATTTGACACGTCATCTGACACGTTACCTGGCAGGTCATCTAGCAGGTCAGTTGACATTTCACCTAACAGGTCATCTGCCAGGTCATCGAGCAGGTTACCAAGGTCATCGACCGGGTTGTCAGAATCCCAGGTACTTATGTAAGAATCTTCAACTTCATCAGAGATGTCATCACCTTTGCCATTGGCGTCAAGGTATTCGCGGGCGTCAAAGTGCTCAGCGCCGGCGCCAGGCACGTCGTCATCGCCTGCCAGGTTGTCGTGGGGCTGTGTGTCACCACAGTCCATGTCAAGCATAGGAGAGGTGGATCAGGCGCAGGATGTGGTGGAGGGCGGGCAGCAGTGGCCGGGACGTCACAGGCACCGGGTTCTTGACCAGCCGGCAAGGACACCCATTTTTCGCCAGCGGAAACTGGATCTTTGAAATTCGGGTTTCCTTGACATCCTATTGATATAGGGACTGATCGTTCTCGCCTAAAACAAATTCTAACCGTGTGATTGTATAGTTGTCCTTCAGTTGGTTTGGAGCTCAAAGAACTTGGAGTAATCAACGTTACTAAGCTTCAGGTACCTAAAGACCTGAATCAAATCTCCTCATAAGCGTCTCttctccaggaggaggaggaggaggaggaagaggaggaggagacagacaaaGACTTTATGTGTTAACATGGCGCTAACACCGCACGACTTTTCTTTCCACTTAGTCTTTCTCTATTcaatcttccattttcctccttacaTGAATAGGATAATCTCACTCATCGTCCTCCAACCCTCCCCACAGTCACGCCTACCCTCTCACCCCTGCACAAAGGTATCGCAGGCTGGCACACGCCTACTACACCTTCCAATTCCGCTCCGACGACACCTTGTTGATGGCATATCCTAAGTGCGGCAACACCTGGACCATGGAGATCCTGTGGGCCCTGAGGAATGTAGATCGCCTCCACCTCGCCGACGCCACCCATATTCACGACAGGATCTATTACTTTGACCAGGTGAATGGAGATGACTGTAAGTGACTGAGGCTGTTCCCTCCTACTGTGACAGGTGTTCGTCGATTTTGAAAGAGATAAGGGAATGTGACTAGGATTTTATTACTCTTTTGACTGTGGGGTTGCATAAAGATCCTAggtgtggagagagggaaggtgacagGAGGGTTTGGCTCTAACTGGGAGTGTTCTCACGTACTCAGTAGTTCAGGTGCATGTAAAGTACTGTGTGTGTTTTAGGCACAGGTCGACTCGTTTTATACAATCCTTTGTGGTAAGGGAGTTTTGTGAAAATGAGTCGAGATGGTTGAATATTTTTAAGAAAatggtgttttatatatatatatatatatatatatatatatatatatatatatatatatatatatatatatatatatatatatatatatatatatatatataagtagatagatagtgagagataACACAATCGGAaacagagtaaataaataaaatattaataGCTCTTTAACATGTAGGGAGAGGTGTGTTATTCCATGCCCTCACTCCCCCAGGAAATGGTGTTGCCCAACATGAAAGGCAACGGTTTGCAAAGCAGCCAAAGAGTTCTGCAGGTGTGTTCCAGCGGCGTGGCGGAGGGAGGCTCGGTGCTGCAGCTGGCGGCGGCCCACCGAGGCTCCCCAAGACTCCTCGCCACACACCTGTCCTTCGCCCTCCTTGCCCCGACCCTCCTGGACACGTGCAAGGTGTGACTACATGAAATTAACTCtcgtttgttgttttcttcttttgaggCAGGATGTCGTCGACACTTGCTCtgtatttcattgttttttcaaGTATTTTCCTTTGTCTTGTTCAAAACATTGGTATTGTGTAGTTTCCGAACTGAATCCTCACAactgaaacacataaaaaaaaactgtaggCGTGTCTCTTATTCTGGTTTACACGCATCTCAAACGATGTTATTGAGCATTTGATTCTTTTAGATTCCCTGCGAGTTTTGTGGTGACTGCGTGCCGGCTTGTTGCTGGCTCAATCACCTTTCCCGTGGCCTCCAGCTTCCTGGATAATAACGTTATCGAACAAACGTTGGCTTAAGGTGGCGGCTGGCGCTCCGAATGCTACAAAAGTCATacgaaaaagcaaagaaaaaaaataaaagcaaataaatggATAAGGATGAAAAGTAATGGTGAATAAAAGGGTCTGATTTCTTCCACTCGTTACTGCTCCTGCTAGAGTAtgaagaggtagaaaagggagTAACAAAAAGTGATCAAAATGAAGACCTTGCAACTAAAGGTGAAATAAAATGGTTCCTCTTAACtactaaaatgaagaaaaaggaagagaaaatgaagaaaggcaagaaaagaaaagagcgaTAAAAGAGATACAGGAGTAGCTTCCTGCGCCAATCACTGTTCCTTCAttagtgagaagaggaagaaaaagatgaatatatgagaagaaaaaaaacgaagaatccTCCATTGTTCCCGTCACTGCTCCACCTTTGTAATATTTCGAGATAAAGGAAGAGTGCGAGAAATAATGAGGTAAATTGCTCGCCCCAAGATGAGTCAGCTTTGCCTCATTTCGCgtcctcccttcccgtcctatGAGGTATTCTATAATTGTGCATTTTCACCACTTTTATCCCCTTCTTCTAGGCGCCGAAACTATTATGATTTCATTCCATTTACATAGTTCGTGCTTTTAATAGAAACTCCCCAATctgtattttcatttctttcgtgTATTATTCTTGGCCGAGATACAAGATTCTGGAGCCAGCTAATAGTCTATCTCCAGTCCCTTCTCTCATACCCTCCCCATATCTCCTCCTATGCTATATTCCTCTcagacgaaatgtttagcaagGAACTCAGATGTGTATTTTTCCAATCGAAACTCGATCATAGGGTCTTGTCTTGTCTAGAGTACCTTTGTTGAGACAATAGCGACAACCCAAGATTTGGAAGCCATGTTTAATCCACCTTTCGCACACCCCTTATTTCAAGGTCGTGTACGTCGTAAGAAACCCCAAAGACGTATGCCTCTCCCTCTACAATTTCTTGTGCCTGATTGGTAACATGACTGGGGAACTGAGGGACGTCGCAGACCTCTTCATGGCCGGGGATATAACCTTTGGATCCTACTGGGCACACCTACAGcaggcatggcagcggcggggaCACCCAAACCTCCACATTATCTTTTTCGAGGACTTGAAGGTGGATCTGCAAGGAGAACTGAGGCGATTGTCTGATTTTCTACAGGTGGATGTGAGCGATGAGCAGCTGGTAAGGTGAGTGTTGAGAGGTGTTGATAATAAAGCTGGGCTCACACTGGGCgtttttcctccaaccgcgttGGAGGGAGGCACAACCCGCAACTACAAATTTTCTAGGTGTTCCTCACACACGACCAAGGTCTGTTGCTTGTATCCAAAACGTGAACAAACCAGTCACCTTGTATCGACATGGCGCCGGGTGCTAAAATAAGGGCTGCTGCAACTTGTGTTGCTGTTACTTAAGTTATAAAT
This sequence is a window from Eriocheir sinensis breed Jianghai 21 chromosome 1, ASM2467909v1, whole genome shotgun sequence. Protein-coding genes within it:
- the LOC126989019 gene encoding luciferin sulfotransferase-like isoform X1, whose product is MTEKVLPFTVEDLDKEEASRRVARGLTSATAMVLVTPGDTMLPKAYRRLAHAYYTFQFRSDDTLLMAYPKCGNTWTMEILWALRNVDRLHLADATHIHDRIYYFDQEMVLPNMKGNGLQSSQRVLQVCSSGVAEGGSVLQLAAAHRGSPRLLATHLSFALLAPTLLDTCKVVYVVRNPKDVCLSLYNFLCLIGNMTGELRDVADLFMAGDITFGSYWAHLQQAWQRRGHPNLHIIFFEDLKVDLQGELRRLSDFLQVDVSDEQLVSVMEHVSLEKMRAREKTHPVFPSAKEGGSFFHGGGKVGGWAANAPQDLDAKMDKWVREESNKLGISFRYT
- the LOC126989019 gene encoding luciferin sulfotransferase-like isoform X2; protein product: MTEKVLPFTVEDLDKEEASRRVARGLTSATAMVLVTPGDTMLPKAYRRLAHAYYTFQFRSDDTLLMAYPKCGNTWTMEILWALRNVDRLHLADATHIHDRIYYFDQEMVLPNMKGNGLQSSQRVLQVCSSGVAEGGSVLQLAAAHRGSPRLLATHLSFALLAPTLLDTCKVVYVVRNPKDVCLSLYNFLCLIGNMTGELRDVADLFMAGDITFGSYWAHLQQAWQRRGHPNLHIIFFEDLKVDLQGELRRLSDFLQVDVSDEQLVSVMEHVSLEKMRAREKTHPVFPSAKEGGSFFHGGGKVGGWAANAPQDLDAKMDKWVREESNKLGISFRYT